One genomic region from Apteryx mantelli isolate bAptMan1 chromosome 7, bAptMan1.hap1, whole genome shotgun sequence encodes:
- the PIK3AP1 gene encoding phosphoinositide 3-kinase adapter protein 1 isoform X2, which produces MNEEHGSFKSMGDHLVVQPDHIRCGVQTTVYIIMKCKLDGKVKTEVEFSPKNASSVRVLAEMENEYTISVEAPNLTSGTVPMQIYSGDLMVGETSIIYHTDMEEISSLLANAANPVQFMCQAFKIVPYSIEALDKLLTESLKKNIPASGLHLFGINQLEEEDMTTNQRDEELPTLLHFSARYGLKNLTALLLTCPGALQAYSVANKYGHYPNTIAEKHGFKDLRQFIDEYVETADMLKSHIKEELMQGEEDESVYESMAHLSTDLLMKCSLNPGSDEELYESMAGFVPGAPEDLYVEMLQSKPDTPIDRDEVSLTTKDSMLRKFLEGSSVDVPDSEEGAYQRCGEGDLYYTVEQNTIPQEMASRPPVPVPRPESSSPQPDNELYISKIFAQKAQRPENLYVSRGKIKKEPAVRPVRDLSQSSIYDPFAGMKTPGQRQLITLQEQVKMGILNVDEAVLHFKEWQLNQKKRSESFRFQQENLKRLRDSITRRQMEKQKTGKNADLEITVPIRHSHNTLGKPECGIYEYAPRKNLFPPRKEIKRGDWKTESTSSTTSSASNRSSTRSILSVSSGMEGDSEDNEVPEAARSHSPVAHQAERLPLTLPERPPRVPPRGASRPVSSEGFYPPPVPPRGR; this is translated from the exons GTGCAGACAACAGTTTATATTATCATGAAATGTAAACTAGATGGCAAAGTGAAAACCGAAGTCGAATTCTCTCCAAAGAATGCATCATCTGTGCGTGTACTGGCCGAGATGGAGAATGAGTACACAATCTCTGTGGAGGCTCCAA attTAACCTCTGGGACAGTGCCTATGCAGATATATTCAGGGGACTTGATGGTGGGAGAAACAAGCATCATCTATCATACTGATATGGAGGAAATCAGCAGTCTGTTGGCTAATGCAGCTAATCCAGTGCAGTTCATGTGCCAG GCCTTTAAAATTGTGCCGTACAGCATAGAAGCACTGGACAAACTGCTGACTGAGTCACTGAAGAAGAACATTCCTGCCAGTGGCTTACACCTGTTTGGAATCAACCAGCTGGAAGAAGAAGATATGACAACAA ATCAGAGGGATGAAGAGTTGCCAACGTTGCTTCACTTTTCTGCAAGATACGGGCTGAAGAATCTCACCGCCCTGCTGCTTACATGCCCCGGAGCACTGCAGGCCTACAGTGTAGCCAACAAATACGGCCACTATCCGAACACCATAGCAGAAAAGCATGGCTTTAAAGACCTCCGCCAGTTCATTGATGAATACGTG GAAACTGCGGATATGCTGAAGAGTCACATTAAGGAAGAGCTGATGCAAGGCGAAGAGGATGAGTCTGTTTATGAGTCCATGGCTCACCTGTCCACTGACCTGTTAATGAAATGTTCCCTGAATCCTGGCTCTGACGAAGAGCTCTATGAATCCATGGCTGGCTTTGTCCCTGGTGCCCCAGAAGACCTTT atgTAGAGATGCTTCAGTCCAAACCAGACACTCCAATTGACAGAGATGAAGTTTCTCTAACTACAAAAGACTCGATGCTCCGCAAGTTTTTAGAAG GCAGTAGCGTGGACGTGCCAGATTCAGAGGAAGGAGCATACCAGCGGTGTGGTGAGGGAGATCTCTACTATACAGTGGAACAAAATACCATTCCGCAGGAAATGGCTAGCAGACCTCCAGTTCCTGTTCCAAGACCTGAATCCAGCTCTCCACAGCCAGACAATGAGCTGTACATCTCCAAAA TTTTTGCACAGAAAGCTCAAAGACCTGAGAACCTCTATGTCTCTAGAGGAAAGATTAAGAAAG AGCCAGCAGTCAGGCCTGTAAGGGACCTGTCTCAATCAAGCATATACGATCCATTTGCTGGAATGAAAACCCCAGGTCAACGGCAGCTGATTACATTACAAGAACAAGTGAAGATGGGAATACTCAACGTTGATGAAGCTGTACTTCATTTTAAGGAGTGGCAACTGAACCAGAAAAAGAGATCAGAATCATTCCGGTTCCAGCAG GAAAATCTGAAACGGCTACGAGACAGCATAACGCGGAGGCAAATGGAGAagcaaaaaacaggcaaaaatgcAG ATTTGGAAATAACTGTGCCCATTCGGCATTCTCATAACACTCTGGGGAAACCAGAATGTGGCATATATGAATATGCCCCCAGGAAAAACCTTTTCCCACCAAGAAAGGAAATAAAGCGAGGAGACTGGAAAACAGAAAGCACATCAAGCACAACAA GTAGCGCAAGTAACCGCTCCAGCACTCGGAGCATATTGAGTGTCAGCAGTGGGATGGAAGGGGACAGTGAG gaCAACGAAGTCCCAGAAGCTGCTAGAAGCCACAGCCCTGTTGCCCACCAAGCAGAGAGGCTGCCTCTCACGCTGCCTGAAAGGCCTCCCAGAGTGCCTCCCCGAGGCGCAAGCAG GCCTGTAAGCAGTGAAGGCTTTTATCCTCCACCTGTGCCCCCAAGAGGTCGCTGA